In a genomic window of Amphiprion ocellaris isolate individual 3 ecotype Okinawa chromosome 11, ASM2253959v1, whole genome shotgun sequence:
- the trim13 gene encoding tripartite motif-containing 13 isoform X1 has translation MIALHCASQQLGSMEQLEEELTCPICCGLFEDPRVLLCSHSFCKKCLEGLLEGYRSPAFRTPFKCPTCRKETPHNGANSLQINYSLRGIVEKFSRIKVLPKMSVCKQHCGQPLNIFCATDLKLICGFCATTDDHRGHKFSSLEDAYEREKAAFEELRSGAESWQSADILSRLETLQASKKKALQSVSKDAEKVADYFDKLIGSLECKKSEILSDFETLKLVVMQAYDPEIAKLSAALEDQRRALSIAESFRSVSDPLCFLQQMQEFREKLGFLKETPLPSRKDMDVGPLVRNFDVKKWDSLRLREVDKISVPHESGAYRTGDSRMTVPRWMKVFFSLSLLLFLPLLLPHSLPANMTSKIEPFLSHTGVYLREMTDMCTSLMVAGQEGIGRLIDSTVHFIGSCELF, from the exons ATGATTGCGTTGCACTGTGCGTCTCAGCAGCTG GGCTCAATGGAACAGCTAGAAGAGGAGCTTACATGCCCGATCTGCTGCGGTCTCTTCGAGGACCCGCGGGTCTTGTTGTGCTCTCACAGCTTTTGCAAGAAATGCTTGGAGGGACTATTAGAGGGCTACCGAAGTCCAGCCTTCAGGACACCCTTCAAATGCCCCACATGCCGCAAAGAGACCCCTCACAACGGCGCAAACAGCCTGCAGATCAACTATTCCCTGCGCGGAATAGTGGAGAAGTTCAGCAGAATCAAGGTTCTGCCCAAGATGTCTGTTTGTAAACAACACTGCGGACAGCCGCTCAATATATTCTGCGCCACCGACTTGAAGCTCATTTGTGGATTTTGCGCAACGACGGATGACCACCGAGGGCACAAATTCAGCTCCCTGGAGGACGCGTATGAGCGGGAGAAGGCGGCGTTTGAAGAGCTGCGGAGCGGAGCGGAGAGCTGGCAGAGCGCAGACATCCTGTCCCGCCTGGAGACACTGCAAGCCAGTAAGAAAAAGGCGCTTCAGTCGGTGAGCAAAGACGCAGAGAAGGTGGCAGACTATTTCGACAAACTCATCGGCTCCCTCGAATGTAAAAAGAGCGAGATCCTGTCCGATTTTGAAACACTAAAGCTGGTGGTGATGCAGGCGTACGACCCGGAGATCGCCAAGCTTAGCGCAGCGCTGGAGGACCAGAGACGGGCGCTCAGCATCGCGGAGTCCTTCAGGAGCGTCTCCGACCCCCTGTGCTTTCTGCAGCAGATGCAGGAGTTCCGAGAGAAGTTGGGCTTCCTGAAGGAGACTCCGCTGCCCTCCCGGAAAGACATGGACGTGGGTCCGCTCGTGCGTAATTTCGATGTGAAGAAGTGGGATTCACTGAGGCTCAGAGAAGTGGACAAGATCTCAGTCCCCCATGAGAGCGGCGCCTACAGAACCGGGGATTCGCGGATGACGGTGCCCAGATGGATGAAAGTGTTCTTCAGTTTGTCGCTGCTCCTGTTCCTCCCCCTGCTGCTGCCGCACAGCCTCCCAGCTAACATGACCTCCAAGATCGAACCGTTCCTCAGCCACACCGGTGTGTACCTGCGGGAAATGACTGACATGTGCACAAGTTTGATGGTTGCAGGTCAGGAAGGCATCGGGAGGTTAATTGACTCCACCGTCCACTTTATTGGCAGCTGTGAGTTATTTTAA
- the trim13 gene encoding tripartite motif-containing 13 isoform X2 codes for MEQLEEELTCPICCGLFEDPRVLLCSHSFCKKCLEGLLEGYRSPAFRTPFKCPTCRKETPHNGANSLQINYSLRGIVEKFSRIKVLPKMSVCKQHCGQPLNIFCATDLKLICGFCATTDDHRGHKFSSLEDAYEREKAAFEELRSGAESWQSADILSRLETLQASKKKALQSVSKDAEKVADYFDKLIGSLECKKSEILSDFETLKLVVMQAYDPEIAKLSAALEDQRRALSIAESFRSVSDPLCFLQQMQEFREKLGFLKETPLPSRKDMDVGPLVRNFDVKKWDSLRLREVDKISVPHESGAYRTGDSRMTVPRWMKVFFSLSLLLFLPLLLPHSLPANMTSKIEPFLSHTGVYLREMTDMCTSLMVAGQEGIGRLIDSTVHFIGSCELF; via the coding sequence ATGGAACAGCTAGAAGAGGAGCTTACATGCCCGATCTGCTGCGGTCTCTTCGAGGACCCGCGGGTCTTGTTGTGCTCTCACAGCTTTTGCAAGAAATGCTTGGAGGGACTATTAGAGGGCTACCGAAGTCCAGCCTTCAGGACACCCTTCAAATGCCCCACATGCCGCAAAGAGACCCCTCACAACGGCGCAAACAGCCTGCAGATCAACTATTCCCTGCGCGGAATAGTGGAGAAGTTCAGCAGAATCAAGGTTCTGCCCAAGATGTCTGTTTGTAAACAACACTGCGGACAGCCGCTCAATATATTCTGCGCCACCGACTTGAAGCTCATTTGTGGATTTTGCGCAACGACGGATGACCACCGAGGGCACAAATTCAGCTCCCTGGAGGACGCGTATGAGCGGGAGAAGGCGGCGTTTGAAGAGCTGCGGAGCGGAGCGGAGAGCTGGCAGAGCGCAGACATCCTGTCCCGCCTGGAGACACTGCAAGCCAGTAAGAAAAAGGCGCTTCAGTCGGTGAGCAAAGACGCAGAGAAGGTGGCAGACTATTTCGACAAACTCATCGGCTCCCTCGAATGTAAAAAGAGCGAGATCCTGTCCGATTTTGAAACACTAAAGCTGGTGGTGATGCAGGCGTACGACCCGGAGATCGCCAAGCTTAGCGCAGCGCTGGAGGACCAGAGACGGGCGCTCAGCATCGCGGAGTCCTTCAGGAGCGTCTCCGACCCCCTGTGCTTTCTGCAGCAGATGCAGGAGTTCCGAGAGAAGTTGGGCTTCCTGAAGGAGACTCCGCTGCCCTCCCGGAAAGACATGGACGTGGGTCCGCTCGTGCGTAATTTCGATGTGAAGAAGTGGGATTCACTGAGGCTCAGAGAAGTGGACAAGATCTCAGTCCCCCATGAGAGCGGCGCCTACAGAACCGGGGATTCGCGGATGACGGTGCCCAGATGGATGAAAGTGTTCTTCAGTTTGTCGCTGCTCCTGTTCCTCCCCCTGCTGCTGCCGCACAGCCTCCCAGCTAACATGACCTCCAAGATCGAACCGTTCCTCAGCCACACCGGTGTGTACCTGCGGGAAATGACTGACATGTGCACAAGTTTGATGGTTGCAGGTCAGGAAGGCATCGGGAGGTTAATTGACTCCACCGTCCACTTTATTGGCAGCTGTGAGTTATTTTAA